In the genome of Chloroflexi bacterium ADurb.Bin180, one region contains:
- a CDS encoding N-acetylmuramoyl-L-alanine amidase gives MSAPNRSPGKKAKSRSTPTRGWRLLRSLWLVVLVLAMGSILIALLQSHRWSAKLPQVLPLLPGHGDRATPTSTARPSLTPHKARVTPGLRNKLVGIIAGHSGPEGDPGAVCASGLREADVNLAVATLAATWLRDEGYQVDLLEEFDDRLKGYQADALVAIHADSCIAEGLSGFKVARVVDSAIPQTEDRLVDCLYKEYEAATGLLPHPSTITDDMLNYHAFHEVALETPGAIIELGFLLTDGHVLANETDRMALGIVRGVRCFLEN, from the coding sequence ATGAGCGCACCCAACCGTTCCCCCGGCAAAAAGGCCAAGTCCAGGAGCACGCCGACGCGAGGTTGGCGGCTGCTGAGGTCCCTGTGGCTGGTCGTCCTGGTACTGGCTATGGGTTCGATTCTGATTGCTCTGCTGCAATCGCATCGCTGGTCAGCAAAGCTGCCACAGGTCCTGCCCCTGCTTCCCGGGCATGGTGACAGAGCAACACCGACCAGCACCGCCCGCCCGTCTCTCACACCACACAAGGCACGCGTAACGCCCGGCCTGCGCAACAAACTCGTCGGCATCATTGCGGGCCATTCGGGCCCGGAAGGCGACCCGGGTGCGGTGTGTGCCAGCGGCCTGCGCGAGGCGGACGTGAATCTGGCGGTGGCCACACTGGCGGCAACCTGGCTGCGCGACGAGGGTTATCAGGTCGACCTCTTGGAAGAGTTCGACGACCGGCTAAAAGGCTATCAGGCCGATGCACTGGTGGCCATCCATGCCGACTCGTGCATCGCCGAAGGGCTTAGCGGCTTTAAGGTGGCTAGGGTCGTGGACAGCGCGATACCTCAGACGGAGGACAGGCTGGTCGACTGTTTGTACAAGGAGTATGAGGCCGCCACGGGCCTGTTGCCGCATCCCTCGACCATCACCGACGACATGCTGAACTACCATGCCTTCCATGAGGTCGCGCTGGAGACGCCGGGGGCTATCATCGAACTGGGGTTCCTGCTGACGGACGGCCACGTCCTGGCCAATGAGACCGACCGGATGGCTCTTGGCATTGTGCGTGGGGTGCGCTGCTTTCTGGAGAATTAG
- the phoP_4 gene encoding Alkaline phosphatase synthesis transcriptional regulatory protein PhoP, with the protein MDILVVNAQSVWVNRIRSRLEATGARVSVAANSAQAARIMEEAEEWPDAIIVEHRILEKESDSLMGALRVDEWQPIIIPTDFQHLSQDPTQVPLRGEEVLRRLETLAIRLKGVFEPAAHQTIRVGRLTVDPGRKEVVFAARRVPLPPIQFRLLLYLALNAGRVVDQRELVREIWGYASAEGEAREMIKKHVRLIRHKLGWTDESTNYLKSVRGFGYMLSPPPRARSRKAGEGSDSSG; encoded by the coding sequence TTGGACATTCTGGTGGTCAATGCACAGTCGGTGTGGGTCAATCGCATCCGCAGTCGGTTGGAGGCAACAGGAGCTCGCGTCTCGGTCGCCGCCAATTCGGCTCAGGCCGCTCGTATTATGGAAGAGGCGGAGGAATGGCCGGACGCCATCATCGTCGAACACCGCATTTTGGAGAAAGAGTCCGACTCGCTCATGGGAGCACTACGGGTTGATGAGTGGCAGCCGATCATCATCCCCACCGATTTTCAGCACCTGAGTCAGGATCCCACGCAGGTGCCCCTGCGTGGTGAAGAAGTACTGCGCCGGCTGGAAACGCTCGCCATCCGCCTCAAGGGAGTCTTCGAGCCAGCAGCTCACCAGACCATCCGCGTGGGCCGGCTCACGGTTGACCCCGGCCGCAAAGAGGTGGTCTTTGCCGCGCGCAGGGTACCGCTTCCGCCCATACAATTCCGCCTTCTGCTCTACCTGGCGCTCAACGCAGGGCGCGTGGTCGACCAGCGCGAGCTGGTGCGCGAGATCTGGGGCTACGCCAGCGCAGAGGGAGAAGCACGGGAGATGATCAAGAAGCACGTGCGGCTGATTCGGCACAAGCTCGGCTGGACGGATGAGAGCACAAACTATCTCAAGTCCGTTCGGGGCTTTGGCTACATGCTGAGCCCGCCGCCAAGAGCTCGCAGCCGTAAGGCTGGTGAGGGCAGCGACTCATCGGGCTGA
- the kamA gene encoding L-lysine 2,3-aminomutase, giving the protein MSMQSERTVELEEPPGTNGTGALVASTRKTASRRAPLWRDVPDSDWNDWRWQLRHRINTPEQLKNVIEMTPEEEAGVRTTCERLRMSITPYFASLMDAHDPSCPIRRQVVPTRDELVIQPDELRDPLSEDADSPVPGLVHRYPDRVLLLVTDQCAAYCRHCTRRRLVGVKSERMRPEDMRRAVQYIAHHSEVRDVLISGGDPLLLSENALEPLLKGLRSIPHVEIIRIGTRVPVFLPQRITPELTRMLSKYHPLFINIHFNHPRELTPETVAACARLADAGIPLGSQTVLLRGINDCPHIIKDLMQALLRARVRPYYMYQCDLSQGISHFRTSIAKGLEIIEHLRGHTSGLAIPTFALDAPGGAGKVPIMPQYLLNMSDKVAVVRNYAGAISAYPLPHGYTGDCPPTCPVHGHPTHAEKGVAGLLDGNGVIVRPSAVEDGESLNHHGDDGAIPVTVPLVGTREPICVRSE; this is encoded by the coding sequence ATGTCTATGCAAAGCGAGAGAACGGTGGAATTAGAAGAGCCGCCCGGTACTAACGGTACTGGCGCGCTTGTGGCCAGTACCCGCAAGACAGCATCGCGCCGCGCCCCCCTGTGGCGAGATGTGCCCGATTCGGACTGGAACGACTGGCGGTGGCAGCTTCGTCACCGCATCAACACACCCGAACAACTCAAGAACGTGATCGAGATGACCCCTGAAGAAGAGGCGGGTGTAAGAACTACTTGTGAACGACTGCGGATGTCCATCACGCCATACTTTGCGTCTCTGATGGATGCGCACGATCCCTCGTGTCCGATCCGTCGTCAGGTGGTGCCTACCAGGGACGAGCTGGTCATCCAGCCGGATGAACTGCGCGACCCGCTGAGCGAAGATGCGGATTCGCCTGTTCCTGGTCTGGTGCACCGCTATCCTGACCGTGTGTTGCTGCTGGTCACAGACCAATGCGCGGCTTACTGCCGGCACTGCACCAGGCGACGTCTGGTCGGCGTCAAGTCGGAACGGATGCGGCCTGAGGATATGCGAAGGGCCGTTCAATACATCGCTCACCATTCTGAAGTCAGGGATGTTCTGATCTCTGGCGGCGATCCGCTGCTGCTCAGTGAGAACGCGCTGGAACCGCTCCTGAAGGGTCTGCGCAGCATTCCGCATGTGGAGATCATCCGAATCGGAACGCGCGTGCCGGTGTTCCTGCCCCAGCGCATCACCCCTGAGCTGACACGGATGCTGTCCAAGTACCATCCGCTCTTTATCAACATCCACTTTAACCATCCGCGCGAGCTGACTCCGGAAACAGTTGCGGCGTGCGCGCGGCTGGCGGATGCTGGCATCCCGCTGGGTAGCCAGACAGTGCTATTGCGCGGCATCAATGATTGCCCTCATATCATCAAGGACTTGATGCAAGCGTTGCTGCGCGCTCGCGTTCGCCCGTACTATATGTATCAGTGTGACCTGTCTCAGGGTATCTCGCACTTTCGCACTTCTATCGCCAAAGGCCTCGAGATCATCGAGCACCTGCGTGGCCATACGAGTGGTCTGGCCATCCCGACCTTTGCTCTGGACGCGCCTGGCGGTGCGGGCAAAGTGCCGATTATGCCGCAGTACCTGCTGAACATGTCCGACAAGGTCGCGGTCGTACGCAACTATGCCGGCGCTATTAGCGCCTATCCCCTGCCCCACGGCTATACTGGTGATTGCCCGCCGACCTGTCCGGTGCACGGACACCCCACCCATGCCGAAAAGGGCGTGGCGGGTCTACTCGATGGCAATGGCGTGATCGTCCGCCCATCGGCTGTGGAGGACGGCGAGAGCCTGAACCATCATGGCGATGACGGGGCAATTCCGGTCACTGTCCCGCTGGTGGGGACCAGGGAACCCATATGCGTCCGCTCCGAGTAG